The following nucleotide sequence is from Agromyces sp. SYSU T00194.
GGATGGTGCGCATGTGCGGTTCCCCCTCGTGTGTCGTGCGATCGATGACGCGGTGTCGTGCGTTGACTCGATTGAACCCGGCGGCGATTTCCCCCGGGTGACTCCTGCATTGCGCCTGCTTTGCGCCGTTCCGGAAACATTCCGACGTCGGGTCAGGTGCGGCGAATAGTCGTTTGAACTGGGTTTTCTCTGATCTCAGGAACGACCCGGTGACATTCCGGACCGATTCCGCCGTCCCTCGCGACCATCCGCCGCGTCATGCGCCGTGCTCGCAGCGGGCGGCGTCGGGCTCCTCGACCTGCGACCGGAGGTGGATCGCCGGCATCGCCAGCACGGCTCCGAACGCGGGCACGACGGCGACCGCGGAGACCGCGAACAGCACGGGCATCCCGTGCAGGTACGCGTCGGCCTCGCTCGCGCCGTCGGCCATGAACGCGCCGACGACCGCCGTCAGCACGGCGCCGAGCGCGACGAGGCCCACCGTGCCGCCGAGTACGAAGAGCATCAGCACCGTCGCCCCCATCGACCCGGCCTGGTCCTGCCGTCCCGACACCTGCGAGGCGAGGATCAGGTTCTGCGTCATCGCCCCGAGTCCGCAGGCCAGCAGCACCGTGCCCGCGATGGTGAACGGCACCGGAGCGAGGTTCACGCCCGCGAGCACGGCGTTGCCGGCCACGAGCGCGATGCTCCCGAACAGGAGCACGGGTCGCAGCTTCGCCGTGCGGCTCATGAAGCGGCCCACCGCGAACCCGGTCACCACGGTCGCGATCGCCATCGGCACGAGCATCGTGCCCGAGATCGCGGGTTGCAGGCCCAGCCCGAACTGCAGGTACTGGCTGATGAAGACGGAGCCGCTGAACATGACGCTGCCGGCGGCGAACGCAGCGATGAAGATCGTGGACGTGCGCCGCCTGGCGAACAGGCGGATCGGCAGGACCGGGTCCGACGCCCGGAGCTCGACGATGACCAACGCGACGGTCGCGATCAGCCCGAGGCATCCGCTCACCCCCACCAGCCATGGATGGCTCGCGGCGTCCGGGGCGGCGGAGACCGCGATGAGCAGCGCGGTGATCGCCGTGGGCAGCAGGATCATGCCGGCGAAGTCGGCGGGGCGCGGCTCGACCGGCCGCCGGGCGACCTTCAGCGTCGCGGCGATCACGATCATCGACGTGATCGCGAACGGCACGCTGAGCAGGAAGCACCAGCGCCAGCCGAGCCAGGAGGTCTGCACGATGATGCCGCCGATGACGGGCCCGGTCAGGGTCGCCGTCGTCTGGGCCGTGGCCATGAAGGCGTTCACGCGGCCGCGCTGCCGCGGAGCCACCAGCCCGGCGAGCGTCGCGGCGGTCGAGGTGAGGATGCCGCCGAGCCCGATGCCCTGCAGTGCGCGGGCCGCGATCAGGACGGGCGTGTTCGGCGCGATGCCGGCGAGCAGCGACCCGACGAGGAAGAATGCGAGGCCGGCCTGCACGACGCGCTTGGCCTCGATGCGATCGGCGAGCCGGCCCCAGATGGAGGCGGTCGCGGTGTTGCCGAGGATGGTCGCGGCGACGATCCAGGTCGACTCGCCGGGCGAGCCGTCGAGGCTCGTCAGGATCGACGGCAGGGCGGTCGCGACGATGGTCCCGCTCAGGCCGGCCACGAACTGCGCGATGACGAGACCCGCGATCGGCGCGATGACGGGGCGCAGCGACTCCTCCCGGGGACGTGCCTCGCCGACCGGGCGACGACCTCGCCTCCGCAGGCGGCGCATCCGTCCGGATGCGATGTCCCGGCTCATGCGTCGCCGCGTTCGACGGGTTCGTAGATGCCGTCGTGGCGGAAGTAGGTGCGCGCCGCTGCGTAGTAGACGTACTGGAGCTCGCGCGGCGTGCCCGTGTCGTCGATCAGCTGCTTCTCGCTGAGCAGGAGTGCTGCGCCCGGCGGGAGGT
It contains:
- a CDS encoding MFS transporter, with the translated sequence MSRDIASGRMRRLRRRGRRPVGEARPREESLRPVIAPIAGLVIAQFVAGLSGTIVATALPSILTSLDGSPGESTWIVAATILGNTATASIWGRLADRIEAKRVVQAGLAFFLVGSLLAGIAPNTPVLIAARALQGIGLGGILTSTAATLAGLVAPRQRGRVNAFMATAQTTATLTGPVIGGIIVQTSWLGWRWCFLLSVPFAITSMIVIAATLKVARRPVEPRPADFAGMILLPTAITALLIAVSAAPDAASHPWLVGVSGCLGLIATVALVIVELRASDPVLPIRLFARRRTSTIFIAAFAAGSVMFSGSVFISQYLQFGLGLQPAISGTMLVPMAIATVVTGFAVGRFMSRTAKLRPVLLFGSIALVAGNAVLAGVNLAPVPFTIAGTVLLACGLGAMTQNLILASQVSGRQDQAGSMGATVLMLFVLGGTVGLVALGAVLTAVVGAFMADGASEADAYLHGMPVLFAVSAVAVVPAFGAVLAMPAIHLRSQVEEPDAARCEHGA